A single genomic interval of uncultured Desulfobacter sp. harbors:
- a CDS encoding arylsulfatase — translation MRKRKILLFTFLAIAMISLPFGHAMAAQKDKPNILVIWGDDIGTWNISHNNNGMMGYKTPNIDRIAQEGISFTDYYGQQSCTAGRAAFINGSVPVRTGMTKVGMPGAEQGWQKTDVTFATVLKEQGYATGQFGKNHQGDRDEHLPTMHGFDEFMGNLYHLNAEEEPENRDYPGDLKLANGKTFREQFGPRGVLKCKADGKGGQTIEDTGPLTKKRMETVDEETLAVAKDFINRQHKTGEPWMCWWNATRMHFRTHVKEEHKNLAGPNSDEYHDGMVEHDMMVGELLKLLDELGIAENTIVLYSTDNGPHYNTWPDAANTPFRNEKNSNWEGAFRVPAFVRWPTKFPAGATINGIVAHEDWLPTFAAAAGEPEIKEKLKKGVTLNGRTYKNYIDGYNMLDYLSKAGTFKTIDEDQAACPRKEFIYVTDGGEVCAIRVGDWKAVYLENRAHQLQIWREPFIQLRLPLVFNLRRDPFEKAQHNSNTYHDWVIDRAYILGPMQVVASRFLMTMKDYPPSQTPGDWSLATLESQIKSMTMGGK, via the coding sequence ATGAGGAAAAGAAAAATTTTACTTTTCACGTTTCTGGCAATTGCCATGATATCATTGCCTTTTGGCCATGCAATGGCTGCGCAAAAAGACAAGCCCAATATCCTTGTAATCTGGGGGGATGACATCGGTACCTGGAATATCAGCCACAACAATAACGGCATGATGGGCTACAAGACCCCCAACATTGACCGCATCGCGCAGGAGGGTATTTCCTTCACCGACTACTACGGCCAGCAGAGTTGCACCGCGGGTCGCGCGGCGTTTATCAACGGCAGCGTGCCGGTCCGCACCGGCATGACCAAGGTCGGCATGCCCGGAGCGGAACAGGGTTGGCAGAAGACGGATGTCACCTTTGCGACCGTGCTCAAGGAGCAGGGCTACGCCACGGGTCAGTTCGGCAAGAACCACCAGGGTGACCGCGACGAGCATCTGCCCACGATGCATGGGTTCGACGAGTTCATGGGCAACCTTTACCATCTCAACGCCGAAGAGGAGCCTGAAAATCGGGACTATCCCGGTGACCTGAAACTGGCCAACGGTAAAACCTTCCGCGAGCAGTTCGGCCCGCGTGGTGTACTCAAGTGCAAGGCCGACGGCAAGGGCGGCCAGACCATCGAGGATACCGGCCCGCTGACAAAGAAGCGGATGGAGACAGTCGACGAGGAAACCCTTGCCGTCGCCAAGGACTTTATTAATCGTCAGCACAAAACCGGTGAGCCGTGGATGTGCTGGTGGAATGCCACGCGTATGCATTTTCGTACGCACGTTAAGGAGGAACACAAGAACCTCGCAGGACCCAACTCCGATGAATACCACGATGGAATGGTCGAACATGACATGATGGTTGGTGAGTTACTGAAACTGTTGGATGAACTTGGCATTGCCGAGAATACGATTGTGCTCTATTCGACCGACAACGGCCCGCATTACAATACCTGGCCGGATGCAGCAAACACCCCCTTCCGGAATGAGAAAAACTCCAACTGGGAAGGCGCATTCCGAGTGCCGGCATTCGTCCGCTGGCCGACCAAGTTCCCGGCCGGTGCCACGATTAACGGGATTGTGGCCCATGAAGACTGGTTGCCCACCTTTGCCGCGGCCGCCGGAGAACCTGAGATCAAGGAAAAATTGAAAAAGGGCGTCACACTGAACGGGCGAACGTATAAAAACTATATTGACGGCTACAACATGCTGGACTACCTGTCAAAGGCCGGCACGTTCAAGACCATCGACGAAGATCAGGCAGCCTGCCCCCGAAAGGAGTTCATATACGTGACCGACGGGGGCGAGGTTTGCGCCATCCGCGTCGGTGACTGGAAGGCAGTTTACCTTGAGAACCGGGCCCATCAGTTGCAGATCTGGCGTGAACCATTTATCCAGCTGCGTCTCCCGCTGGTGTTCAATCTCAGGCGTGATCCGTTTGAGAAAGCACAGCACAATTCAAACACCTACCATGATTGGGTGATCGACCGCGCCTACATTCTCGGGCCGATGCAGGTCGTTGCCAGCCGGTTCCTCATGACTATGAAGGACTATCCGCCGAGCCAGACCCCCGGCGACTGGAGTTTGGCCACCCTCGAATCACAGATTAAAAGCATGACCATGGGTGGCAAGTAA
- a CDS encoding GGDEF domain-containing protein, producing MDYSESNTQAGEFLRLTLGFLAKHNLPATPVNYTVWYEYASGKNPKLRQAIDQMLEKKLSLNKNQVEGLYQKFISDGDRVVISRLLTKLNLMLREITMYVVETEGDLSAHGQTLDNLSDQIEDIHDFDGVKKVIDQMLDTTKAIIQSGSRLQTRMKVSSEDLKQLHKELEVSQKEARTDSLTGLTNRRGLEKRLEIERIRARQNNAPFSVIMLDIDHFKAVNDTFGHLVGDSLLKGFAALLSSQLRRNDLAARYGGEEFLILLPETNVEGAYTVSEKIRNILCKKEWTIKGSQKRIGQIKASMGIAQYKLDETGNEVITRADKAMYHAKNTGRDRIVIHSDLDLKV from the coding sequence ATGGACTACAGCGAATCCAACACCCAGGCCGGAGAATTTTTAAGGCTTACCCTCGGCTTTTTAGCAAAACATAACCTGCCGGCAACCCCTGTCAATTATACTGTTTGGTACGAATACGCGTCCGGGAAAAATCCCAAGCTACGACAAGCCATTGACCAGATGCTTGAAAAAAAGCTGTCTTTGAACAAAAATCAAGTTGAAGGCCTTTATCAAAAGTTCATATCCGATGGAGACCGGGTGGTTATTTCACGTCTTTTAACCAAACTGAATCTGATGCTGCGGGAGATAACCATGTATGTGGTGGAAACCGAAGGCGACCTTTCCGCCCATGGCCAGACCCTTGACAATTTATCAGATCAGATTGAGGACATCCACGATTTTGACGGCGTAAAAAAGGTCATAGACCAGATGCTGGACACAACCAAAGCCATTATCCAGTCCGGGTCACGCCTGCAAACCCGGATGAAGGTTTCTTCCGAGGACCTAAAGCAGCTCCACAAAGAACTTGAAGTCTCCCAAAAGGAAGCCAGGACGGATTCCCTGACCGGCCTGACCAACCGCAGGGGGCTTGAAAAAAGACTGGAAATTGAACGAATCCGGGCCCGCCAGAATAACGCGCCTTTTTCCGTTATCATGCTGGACATTGACCATTTCAAAGCCGTGAATGATACCTTTGGCCACCTTGTGGGGGACAGCCTTCTTAAAGGTTTTGCCGCTTTACTTTCCAGCCAGTTACGCCGCAATGACCTGGCTGCACGGTATGGTGGGGAAGAGTTTTTGATTCTGCTGCCCGAAACAAATGTTGAAGGTGCGTATACCGTTTCTGAAAAAATCAGAAACATTCTATGTAAAAAAGAGTGGACCATAAAGGGGTCTCAAAAACGCATCGGACAGATCAAGGCATCCATGGGAATTGCCCAGTATAAACTTGACGAAACCGGAAATGAGGTGATCACCAGAGCCGATAAAGCCATGTACCACGCTAAAAACACCGGCAGGGACCGGATTGTTATCCATTCAGACTTAGATTTAAAGGTGTAG
- the rlmN gene encoding 23S rRNA (adenine(2503)-C(2))-methyltransferase RlmN translates to MERIIDIFGLPLEQLTRTLRKDYGKGLFHAEALYREVFKNGGKNIGNAPEFKNSLKFWTELEKALVPVSGNVEETFKEDELVKFITRLTDGLKIESVVIPMTRHNTLCVSSQVGCKMGCKFCQTARMGFKRSLSTSEIVGQVFNARHTLGHDIKNIVFMGMGEPFDNFDAVMTAVKVLNSQKGCDIALRHMTISTCGVVPGIDRLAQMNLPNIRLAVSINGPDDATRSALMPVNRHWPLAALKKSLEAYPLPPRGVFLFEYILIKGVNDSMEHAQALARFIHPLPVRLNLIPYNPVTGFDHQSPSDEQMHDFAQTLTDKGVFVIKRWSKGRSVSAGCGQLGKS, encoded by the coding sequence ATGGAACGTATTATTGATATCTTTGGGCTGCCGTTGGAACAGTTAACCCGGACGCTGCGAAAAGACTACGGCAAGGGGCTGTTTCATGCCGAAGCGCTCTACCGGGAAGTGTTTAAAAACGGCGGGAAAAATATTGGCAATGCCCCGGAATTCAAGAACTCTTTAAAATTTTGGACTGAACTTGAAAAAGCGCTTGTGCCGGTATCCGGAAACGTGGAAGAAACATTCAAGGAGGATGAACTGGTCAAGTTCATCACCCGGCTTACCGACGGTCTGAAAATTGAATCCGTGGTCATCCCCATGACCCGGCACAATACCCTTTGCGTTTCAAGCCAGGTGGGGTGCAAAATGGGGTGCAAATTCTGCCAGACCGCCCGCATGGGATTTAAACGCAGCCTGTCAACATCTGAAATTGTGGGTCAAGTATTTAATGCCCGGCATACCCTTGGCCATGATATAAAAAACATTGTATTTATGGGCATGGGAGAACCTTTTGACAATTTTGATGCGGTAATGACCGCAGTTAAAGTGCTCAACAGCCAGAAAGGATGCGATATTGCCCTGCGCCACATGACCATATCCACCTGCGGTGTCGTGCCGGGGATTGATCGCCTGGCACAGATGAATCTGCCCAATATCCGCCTGGCGGTTTCCATAAACGGGCCGGACGATGCCACCCGGTCTGCCCTGATGCCGGTGAACCGGCACTGGCCATTGGCTGCGCTGAAAAAAAGCCTCGAAGCATATCCCCTGCCCCCAAGGGGTGTATTCCTTTTTGAATATATCCTGATCAAAGGGGTAAACGACTCAATGGAGCATGCCCAGGCACTGGCCCGGTTCATCCATCCTTTGCCCGTACGTTTGAATCTGATTCCCTACAACCCGGTCACCGGCTTTGACCACCAAAGCCCCAGTGATGAACAAATGCATGACTTTGCCCAAACGCTCACCGACAAAGGGGTGTTTGTGATCAAAAGGTGGAGTAAGGGCAGGTCGGTCAGTGCCGGATGCGGCCAGTTGGGAAAAAGTTGA
- a CDS encoding NUDIX hydrolase, translating to MKVTPDSGPKEYPVRPALAVGAVVFKDNRVLLVKRGNPPGRGVWAIPGGSVELGETLQKAAEREIFEETGIIIKAGEPIFSFESIHRDDKGRVRFHYYIVDLAASYISGEPTPGDDALDAGWISREALGRLNVTPSTLKLLDQTLNFR from the coding sequence ATGAAAGTCACACCTGACAGCGGCCCCAAAGAATATCCTGTCCGCCCCGCCCTTGCCGTGGGCGCAGTTGTTTTCAAAGACAACAGGGTGTTGCTGGTTAAACGAGGAAATCCTCCGGGCAGAGGCGTCTGGGCAATCCCGGGAGGCAGTGTTGAATTGGGAGAAACCCTTCAAAAGGCGGCTGAAAGGGAAATTTTTGAGGAAACCGGAATAATTATCAAGGCCGGGGAACCCATATTTTCATTTGAATCCATTCACAGGGATGATAAGGGTCGGGTCAGGTTTCATTATTATATTGTGGATCTTGCGGCAAGCTATATCAGTGGAGAGCCCACTCCCGGAGATGATGCCCTGGATGCCGGGTGGATTTCTCGAGAAGCGCTTGGTCGTCTTAACGTCACCCCCTCCACCCTTAAGCTTCTCGACCAAACCTTAAATTTTAGATAA
- a CDS encoding Sir2 family NAD-dependent protein deacetylase — protein MDTAELLKPFKDNNKRITVLTGAGISAESGIPTFRGPEGYWTVGSREYRPEQMATHSMFTQNPWESWAWYLYRHTVCKKAEPNSGHRAIVQMEEIFKDRFRLVTQNVDGLHLRAGNSRERTFQIHGNLNYIRCSGECTPKLFDFPKEIADKEKDQPVTEEEKKLLTCPRCGSIARPHVLWFDECYNETWYKAESAMGWATSTDLLLVVGTAGATNLPMQIGGMVARNPEAVIVDINPGDNPFRQFAARHDRGIALDGPGGEFLPELLALWET, from the coding sequence ATGGACACAGCCGAACTGCTTAAGCCGTTTAAGGATAACAACAAACGGATCACCGTGTTAACCGGAGCCGGAATTTCAGCTGAAAGCGGAATCCCGACATTTCGGGGGCCTGAAGGATATTGGACTGTGGGGTCAAGAGAGTACCGGCCCGAACAGATGGCCACCCACAGCATGTTTACCCAAAACCCTTGGGAATCCTGGGCCTGGTACCTTTACCGGCATACCGTGTGTAAAAAGGCAGAACCCAATTCAGGCCACCGCGCCATTGTTCAAATGGAAGAGATTTTCAAAGACAGATTCCGTCTGGTCACCCAGAATGTGGATGGTCTTCATTTACGGGCCGGCAACAGCCGTGAACGAACCTTTCAGATCCACGGAAACCTCAATTATATAAGATGCTCTGGAGAATGCACGCCAAAGCTTTTTGATTTCCCAAAGGAGATAGCAGACAAGGAAAAAGACCAGCCGGTCACCGAGGAAGAAAAAAAGCTGCTGACCTGCCCCAGGTGCGGCAGCATTGCCCGGCCCCATGTCCTCTGGTTTGACGAATGCTACAACGAAACCTGGTACAAAGCCGAGTCCGCCATGGGATGGGCTACGTCCACCGACCTTCTCTTGGTGGTGGGCACGGCCGGAGCCACCAACCTTCCCATGCAGATCGGCGGAATGGTGGCCCGAAATCCTGAAGCGGTCATTGTGGACATCAATCCGGGCGATAATCCCTTCAGGCAGTTTGCCGCCCGTCACGACCGGGGGATTGCCCTTGACGGGCCTGGAGGTGAATTTTTACCTGAATTGCTTGCTCTGTGGGAAACATAA
- a CDS encoding archease, with the protein MPTESLPKSLKSFHDIGFEEIDHTADCALHIFGENFSKLLTNAAIGMTTLMAFEHSAIPDDTTRHVELEAMDAESLLVEWLSELAYWAEMEMLVFHRFELYNVTPNHVQAVIHGGHVSGFKKHIKAVTYHNLEVVETEKGLEATVVFDV; encoded by the coding sequence ATGCCGACCGAATCTTTACCAAAATCCCTGAAGAGCTTTCATGATATCGGCTTTGAAGAGATAGATCACACAGCTGATTGCGCACTTCACATTTTCGGAGAAAATTTTTCAAAACTGCTTACAAACGCAGCAATCGGCATGACCACTCTGATGGCTTTCGAGCATTCCGCCATCCCTGATGATACAACACGGCATGTTGAACTGGAGGCCATGGATGCCGAGAGCTTACTGGTCGAATGGTTGAGTGAATTGGCCTATTGGGCTGAAATGGAGATGCTCGTATTTCACCGGTTTGAACTCTACAACGTGACACCGAACCATGTGCAGGCCGTTATACACGGTGGTCACGTATCCGGTTTTAAAAAGCATATAAAAGCAGTAACCTATCACAACCTGGAGGTTGTCGAAACGGAAAAAGGGCTGGAGGCCACGGTGGTATTCGATGTATAG
- a CDS encoding NADAR family protein: protein MIEEDIYSNLAVIPIKIDAFTWHSAEQFYQASKFTDDEIIKKIKECPNPFRCAAIGQTREFKLREDWEDIKVSVMERAIRARFDQHPDLADILKRSKGTLYDHSAADSFWGIGSNVTGKILMKIRDELQSTY, encoded by the coding sequence ATGATTGAAGAAGATATATATTCAAATTTAGCCGTCATTCCTATTAAAATTGACGCTTTTACCTGGCACTCTGCTGAACAATTCTATCAAGCATCAAAATTCACTGACGACGAGATCATTAAGAAAATCAAAGAGTGCCCAAATCCATTTCGCTGTGCTGCCATTGGTCAAACCCGGGAATTTAAACTTCGAGAGGATTGGGAAGATATAAAGGTTTCCGTCATGGAACGCGCCATACGTGCCCGATTTGATCAACATCCCGATCTGGCTGACATACTTAAACGCAGTAAAGGCACACTATATGACCATTCGGCAGCGGACAGTTTCTGGGGTATCGGTTCCAATGTCACAGGTAAGATATTAATGAAAATCCGGGATGAATTACAATCCACTTATTGA
- a CDS encoding HAD family hydrolase, whose amino-acid sequence MKKCMFFLVIAIVFTGSVIGAQAADHLPSWNDTFAKKGIIAFVEKVTTSGSPDFVPESERIAVFDNDGTLWPENPVPFQLAYALDTLKQMTEIKPQLKKDPMVQAALSGDFSKLLEGKHHDGLMQVMALTHAGMTTGEFNTQVKNWLSSARHLRYGKPYDQLTYQPMQEVLNYLRQNGFKTFIVSGGGADFMRVWSERVYGIPPEQVIGSNALTKYELRESGPVLVKTMDSLFVDDKEGKPVGIHQFIGRRPIACFGNSDGDKAMLEYTTIQNPRPSFGLIVRHTDAEREYAYDAKPKSSGKLVEALKEAPERGWVVVDMKSDWKRVYNFEKKGVR is encoded by the coding sequence ATGAAAAAATGCATGTTTTTTCTGGTAATCGCTATCGTATTCACCGGTTCCGTCATCGGTGCACAGGCCGCAGATCATTTGCCGTCGTGGAACGACACTTTTGCGAAAAAAGGCATTATAGCCTTTGTTGAAAAAGTTACCACATCGGGCTCCCCTGATTTTGTGCCGGAATCTGAACGAATTGCCGTTTTTGACAACGACGGCACCCTCTGGCCTGAAAATCCTGTGCCCTTTCAGCTCGCATATGCTTTGGATACACTGAAGCAGATGACGGAAATAAAACCGCAGCTGAAAAAAGACCCCATGGTTCAGGCCGCTTTGAGCGGTGATTTTTCAAAGCTTCTTGAGGGAAAACACCATGACGGTCTGATGCAGGTTATGGCGCTGACCCATGCCGGCATGACCACCGGGGAATTTAACACACAGGTGAAAAACTGGCTTTCAAGTGCCCGGCATCTCCGCTATGGAAAGCCGTATGACCAGTTAACCTATCAGCCGATGCAGGAAGTATTAAATTACCTTCGTCAAAACGGTTTTAAAACGTTCATTGTGTCCGGTGGCGGCGCTGATTTTATGCGCGTTTGGAGCGAACGGGTCTATGGTATTCCACCGGAACAGGTAATCGGGTCCAATGCGCTGACAAAATATGAACTCCGGGAAAGCGGACCGGTGTTGGTCAAAACCATGGATTCGCTTTTTGTCGACGACAAAGAAGGCAAGCCGGTCGGTATCCACCAGTTTATTGGCCGCCGCCCCATCGCCTGTTTCGGAAACAGTGACGGAGATAAGGCCATGCTTGAATATACCACCATCCAAAATCCACGCCCCAGTTTCGGCCTGATTGTCCGTCACACTGATGCGGAACGCGAGTACGCCTATGATGCAAAACCCAAAAGCAGCGGAAAATTGGTTGAGGCATTAAAAGAGGCCCCTGAACGGGGATGGGTTGTGGTGGACATGAAGTCCGACTGGAAACGGGTATATAATTTCGAAAAAAAGGGGGTACGGTGA
- a CDS encoding RtcB family protein, producing MISNHNFKQIDKYLYEIPKTFRADMRVPARFYADPELLKAIQGDRSLEQLVNTATLPGIVKYALAMPDIHQGYGFPIGGVVATQFPDGIISPGGVGYDINCGVRLLATQMEKEEITPYLDDLASAVYANCPSGVGKAGHIKLQPGELEVLVEKGANWALKRGYATESDLERTEENGCLAGADAGKISDRAKNRGKNQVGTLGSGNHFIEINTVDRIYDEPTARQMGLFPNQITVQIHCGSRGLGHQICGDYVKRFQKAIHQYGLILPDRELVCAPLSSPEGQDYLAAMKAAANYAFVNRQVLTYHIRRSFEQVLAGKIKRHHIYQIYDIAHNMAKVEAHEVDGRRIKVCVHRKGATRAFGPGSPVLPGIYRGIGQPVLVPGTMGTASWVLVGTKESMTQTFGSICHGAGRVMSRSKAKKNVRGTKLREELEQKGIRVRAGSMSALAEEAPMAYKDVDRVIQVVHGSGIAKKVARLIPLAVIKG from the coding sequence ATGATCAGCAACCATAATTTCAAGCAAATTGACAAATACCTGTACGAAATTCCCAAGACATTTCGTGCCGACATGCGCGTTCCGGCCCGTTTTTACGCCGATCCGGAACTCCTGAAGGCCATACAGGGGGATAGAAGTCTGGAACAATTGGTCAATACAGCTACCCTTCCGGGAATTGTCAAATACGCACTGGCCATGCCCGACATTCACCAGGGCTATGGTTTTCCTATCGGAGGTGTGGTGGCCACCCAATTTCCCGACGGGATTATCTCCCCCGGCGGTGTCGGCTACGATATCAACTGCGGGGTACGTTTGCTGGCAACTCAAATGGAAAAAGAGGAAATAACCCCTTATCTGGATGATCTGGCCTCGGCTGTATACGCCAACTGTCCCAGTGGTGTCGGCAAAGCAGGCCATATAAAACTTCAGCCGGGTGAACTGGAGGTTCTGGTAGAAAAAGGAGCGAACTGGGCATTGAAGCGTGGGTATGCCACCGAGTCTGACCTGGAACGTACTGAAGAGAATGGCTGCCTGGCGGGTGCTGACGCCGGCAAAATTAGTGACAGGGCCAAAAATCGAGGTAAAAACCAGGTCGGTACCCTGGGGTCAGGCAATCATTTTATTGAGATCAATACGGTAGACCGGATTTACGACGAACCGACCGCCCGGCAGATGGGCCTTTTTCCCAACCAGATAACCGTCCAGATCCATTGCGGCTCACGGGGGCTTGGGCATCAGATTTGCGGTGATTATGTAAAACGCTTTCAAAAAGCGATTCATCAATACGGCCTTATTTTGCCGGACCGGGAACTGGTCTGCGCACCGCTCAGCAGTCCCGAAGGACAAGATTACCTGGCAGCCATGAAAGCGGCCGCCAACTATGCGTTTGTCAACCGCCAGGTCCTGACCTATCATATCCGTCGCAGCTTTGAGCAGGTGCTGGCCGGTAAGATAAAAAGGCACCACATTTACCAAATTTACGACATTGCCCACAACATGGCCAAAGTTGAAGCGCATGAGGTGGACGGCCGTCGGATAAAGGTATGCGTTCACCGCAAGGGAGCAACACGCGCCTTTGGCCCCGGTTCCCCGGTTCTGCCCGGAATTTACCGTGGCATCGGCCAACCGGTGCTGGTGCCCGGCACCATGGGAACCGCCAGTTGGGTGCTGGTGGGTACAAAAGAATCAATGACCCAAACCTTCGGGTCCATCTGTCACGGTGCCGGCAGGGTAATGAGCCGAAGCAAAGCAAAAAAAAACGTACGGGGCACCAAGCTGCGGGAAGAATTAGAGCAAAAAGGCATCCGCGTACGGGCCGGCAGCATGTCGGCCCTGGCCGAAGAAGCGCCCATGGCCTATAAAGACGTGGACCGGGTGATCCAGGTGGTTCACGGCTCAGGCATTGCTAAAAAAGTGGCACGATTGATTCCGCTGGCCGTGATTAAGGGATAA
- a CDS encoding alpha/beta fold hydrolase encodes MTFKPSIAFRAKAKAGEAMVEAFSKKFGNRLGVSLHTHQGPPLMAWAKIGSERKETLVLIHGFGDRKENFYFISKFLNETLNLVIPDLPGFGNSGMDPNLVYSLDNYIDWLGRFIEENGLDSFHLAGCSMGGAIAAKFAAQFPSKVKSLSLVGPAGFYLPGQSSIYDEVLAGTNIFHISSPGDFETLQSRIFRKSPALPACVKEYMILKAIGDRTWLAKIFDELVDMESVKSGKISLEQASLNHLCKEITMPVMLFWGRHDSILPWKTAPFVEELFPRARLHIFEEYGHVPHLEGPHKLAEHMLNFICEAQA; translated from the coding sequence ATGACATTTAAACCATCTATAGCGTTCAGAGCCAAGGCCAAAGCCGGGGAAGCCATGGTAGAGGCCTTTAGTAAAAAATTTGGAAATCGGTTGGGGGTGAGCCTTCATACCCACCAGGGACCGCCACTTATGGCATGGGCCAAAATCGGATCGGAGCGAAAAGAGACCCTGGTCCTGATTCATGGCTTTGGGGATAGAAAAGAAAACTTTTATTTTATTTCAAAATTTTTAAACGAAACGTTGAATCTTGTCATTCCGGATCTGCCGGGATTTGGAAATTCCGGTATGGACCCGAATCTTGTGTATAGTTTGGATAATTATATTGATTGGCTGGGCCGGTTCATTGAAGAAAACGGCCTGGATTCTTTTCACCTTGCCGGCTGTTCCATGGGAGGCGCCATTGCCGCAAAGTTTGCGGCCCAATTTCCTTCAAAAGTTAAATCTTTGTCTTTGGTGGGGCCGGCCGGGTTTTACCTGCCCGGCCAATCCTCTATTTATGATGAGGTACTGGCCGGGACTAATATTTTTCATATAAGTTCTCCCGGGGATTTTGAAACGTTACAATCCAGGATTTTTAGAAAAAGCCCGGCGCTTCCTGCCTGTGTCAAAGAATATATGATTTTAAAGGCCATAGGGGACCGGACGTGGCTTGCCAAAATATTTGATGAACTGGTGGACATGGAGTCAGTAAAGTCCGGTAAAATCTCTTTGGAACAAGCCTCTTTAAATCATCTTTGCAAAGAGATCACCATGCCGGTTATGCTGTTTTGGGGGCGCCATGATTCTATTTTGCCTTGGAAGACCGCACCGTTTGTAGAAGAATTGTTTCCCCGTGCACGGCTTCATATATTTGAAGAATATGGCCACGTTCCCCATTTGGAAGGCCCCCATAAATTGGCCGAGCACATGCTGAACTTCATATGTGAAGCCCAAGCGTAA
- a CDS encoding CBS domain-containing protein, translating into MDVGEVCNREVIIIDREGSIREAAGLMREYHVGNVVVVEEKNEERFPIGILTDRDIVLELIALDVDIDAVTVGDAMSFELITAREEDNVMETIKRMRHKAVRRIPVVNDRGVLEGILAVDDLIDSLSEQLTDLARLVMGGPQQESEKRL; encoded by the coding sequence ATGGATGTTGGAGAAGTTTGCAATCGCGAAGTGATTATTATTGACAGAGAAGGTTCCATCCGTGAAGCAGCCGGGCTCATGCGAGAATACCACGTCGGTAATGTCGTGGTTGTCGAAGAAAAGAACGAAGAACGTTTTCCGATCGGCATTCTGACCGACAGAGACATCGTGCTTGAATTGATCGCTCTTGATGTCGACATAGACGCCGTCACGGTTGGCGATGCCATGAGTTTCGAATTAATAACCGCCAGGGAAGAAGACAACGTTATGGAGACAATCAAGCGAATGCGCCACAAAGCAGTGCGTCGTATACCGGTTGTAAACGATCGCGGCGTTCTGGAAGGCATACTCGCGGTGGATGACCTTATAGATTCCCTCTCCGAACAATTGACGGACCTTGCAAGATTGGTCATGGGGGGGCCGCAGCAGGAAAGTGAAAAACGCCTGTGA